In uncultured Trichococcus sp., one DNA window encodes the following:
- a CDS encoding L-threonylcarbamoyladenylate synthase — protein sequence METKIYDASTIDEAAELLRAGQLIAFPTETVYGLGAVASNDEAVKNVYKVKGRPSDNPLIVHVSDREIAQYVAFVPQQAEALMEAFWPGPLTLIFPMKEGVFAPTVTAGHNTVALRMPAQEQTLELIRKTGFPLVGPSANTSGKPSPTAAQHVMHDLSGKIAGILDGGETQIGLESTVLDLTNADGPVILRPGAITEVQLEPIIGKLAGSTQTTNEADAPKAPGMKYQHYAPAQPVILIDGTAADWKAAIEEYRGKGKEIGILASEELLAVHRDAARAAYSLGLKDDVAAASQRLYAGLRYLDEQPVDVILAEAYELAGLGKAFMNRLEKAASSKYPKKQAE from the coding sequence ATGGAAACAAAAATATACGACGCATCAACAATCGATGAGGCAGCCGAACTGCTGAGAGCCGGTCAATTGATTGCCTTCCCGACAGAGACTGTCTATGGTCTGGGTGCTGTCGCATCAAATGATGAAGCCGTAAAAAATGTATATAAAGTAAAAGGCAGACCCAGCGACAACCCATTGATCGTTCATGTCTCCGACCGGGAGATCGCCCAATATGTGGCCTTCGTTCCGCAACAGGCAGAAGCCTTGATGGAGGCTTTTTGGCCAGGGCCTTTGACTCTGATTTTTCCGATGAAAGAAGGGGTTTTTGCGCCGACCGTCACTGCAGGACACAACACCGTCGCGCTACGGATGCCCGCCCAAGAACAGACGCTGGAATTGATCCGGAAAACCGGCTTTCCTTTGGTCGGACCGAGCGCGAATACGTCAGGCAAGCCAAGCCCGACGGCAGCCCAGCATGTGATGCACGACCTTTCCGGGAAAATTGCGGGAATCCTTGATGGAGGAGAAACGCAGATCGGTTTGGAATCAACCGTACTGGACTTGACCAATGCCGATGGGCCAGTCATTTTGCGTCCGGGGGCCATCACCGAAGTGCAGTTGGAGCCGATCATCGGCAAACTGGCAGGAAGCACGCAAACAACAAATGAAGCAGACGCTCCGAAAGCGCCGGGGATGAAGTACCAACATTATGCTCCCGCTCAACCGGTCATCCTGATCGATGGGACGGCAGCCGATTGGAAGGCCGCCATTGAGGAGTACCGCGGCAAAGGCAAGGAAATCGGCATATTGGCTTCCGAGGAACTGCTGGCTGTCCATAGGGACGCAGCGCGAGCTGCCTATTCGTTGGGACTGAAGGATGATGTGGCGGCTGCATCTCAACGTCTCTATGCCGGATTGCGCTATCTTGATGAACAACCGGTCGATGTGATTTTGGCTGAAGCCTATGAGCTTGCCGGCCTCGGGAAGGCATTCATGAATCGCCTGGAAAAAGCGGCTTCCTCAAAATATCCGAAAAAACAGGCGGAATAA
- the prfA gene encoding peptide chain release factor 1: MYDQLDAFIIRYEELSELLSDPEVLSDTKRFLELTKEEAGLREKVATFKRYKEVEGEIADTEELLSENLDDDMAAMAKEELSDLKKEKTELEERIKVLLLPSDPNDDKNIIMEIRGAAGGDEAALFAGTLFTMYSKFAESQGWRVEVMDANITGIGGYKEIILMISGQGAYSKLKYESGAHRVQRVPETESQGRVHTSTATVVVMPEAEEVELNIEDKDIRTDIYHASGAGGQHVNKTASAVRLTHLPTGIAVAMQDERSQIKNREKAMKILRTRVYDKISSEAQSEYDATRKSAVGTGDRSERIRTYNFPQNRVTDHRIGLTLQKLDTILSGKLDEVIDALIMADQTQKLESLNNGSI; encoded by the coding sequence ATGTATGATCAATTAGATGCATTCATTATCCGTTATGAAGAGCTTTCCGAGTTGTTGAGTGATCCGGAAGTCCTTTCCGATACAAAACGATTCTTGGAATTGACCAAAGAAGAAGCGGGGCTGCGCGAGAAAGTTGCGACCTTCAAGCGTTACAAAGAGGTCGAAGGCGAAATCGCCGACACCGAAGAGCTGTTGTCGGAAAATTTGGACGATGACATGGCTGCTATGGCTAAAGAAGAATTGAGCGACCTAAAGAAAGAAAAGACTGAACTAGAAGAGCGCATCAAAGTGTTGCTGCTACCCAGCGATCCGAACGATGACAAAAACATCATCATGGAGATTCGCGGGGCTGCCGGAGGGGATGAAGCTGCTTTATTCGCGGGTACGCTATTCACGATGTACAGCAAATTCGCGGAAAGCCAAGGCTGGCGCGTCGAGGTCATGGATGCGAACATCACCGGCATCGGCGGGTACAAAGAAATCATCCTGATGATCAGCGGCCAAGGTGCCTATTCCAAACTGAAATATGAGAGCGGCGCGCACCGTGTCCAACGTGTTCCGGAAACAGAGTCACAAGGGCGCGTGCACACGTCCACTGCTACCGTCGTCGTCATGCCGGAAGCGGAAGAGGTCGAATTGAACATCGAAGACAAAGACATCCGCACAGATATCTACCATGCCAGCGGAGCCGGCGGACAGCACGTCAATAAGACGGCATCAGCGGTCCGGTTGACTCACTTGCCGACAGGGATTGCCGTTGCCATGCAGGATGAACGTTCCCAGATCAAAAACCGCGAGAAAGCGATGAAAATTTTGCGCACGCGTGTATACGACAAAATCTCTTCAGAAGCGCAATCCGAATACGATGCGACGCGTAAATCCGCAGTCGGGACAGGCGATCGTTCCGAACGGATCCGTACCTACAACTTCCCGCAAAACCGTGTTACGGATCACCGTATCGGCTTGACCCTGCAAAAGTTGGATACGATTTTGAGCGGGAAATTGGATGAAGTCATCGATGCATTGATCATGGCAGACCAAACGCAAAAATTGGAGTCCCTGAACAATGGGTCAATCTAA
- the glyA gene encoding serine hydroxymethyltransferase encodes MDKELFAAIDKERERQENGIELIASENFVSEDVMRAQGSILTNKYAEGYPGRRYYGGCEFIDIIENLAIDRIKAIFGAEYANVQPHSGSQANMAAYRALVQPGDKILGMDLSHGGHLTHGASVNFSGQTYDFVAYGVEKESETINYDTVREIALKEQPKLIVAGASAYPRAIDFKRLREIADEVGAYFMVDMAHIAGLCATGHHQNPVEYAHIVTTTTHKTLRGPRGGVILAKEEFGKKLNSAVFPGIQGGPLEHVIAAKAVSFFEAATPEYTEYIGQVIKNAQAMADVFNASDLRVISGGTDNHLLLLDVTSSGLNGKQVEKLLDTVEITVNKNTIPFETLGANKASGIRIGTPAITTRGLKEAEARKIAELIVETIQNHTDEAKLDEVRAAVKTITKAFPLHKKLAATEA; translated from the coding sequence ATGGATAAAGAATTATTTGCAGCAATTGATAAAGAACGCGAAAGACAAGAGAACGGAATCGAGCTGATTGCCTCCGAAAACTTTGTATCTGAAGATGTTATGAGAGCGCAAGGCAGCATCTTGACCAATAAATATGCTGAAGGCTACCCTGGTCGTCGTTACTATGGTGGTTGTGAATTTATCGATATCATCGAAAATTTGGCGATCGATCGCATTAAAGCAATATTCGGTGCAGAATATGCCAACGTGCAACCGCATTCCGGTTCGCAAGCAAATATGGCAGCTTATCGTGCATTAGTTCAACCCGGCGACAAAATCTTGGGTATGGACCTTAGCCATGGCGGCCACTTGACGCATGGCGCATCCGTGAATTTCAGCGGTCAGACTTATGACTTTGTTGCTTACGGTGTGGAAAAAGAATCAGAAACAATCAATTATGACACGGTCAGAGAGATTGCCCTGAAAGAACAACCAAAATTGATCGTTGCCGGCGCCAGCGCTTACCCACGCGCAATCGATTTCAAACGTTTAAGAGAAATCGCTGATGAAGTCGGCGCTTACTTTATGGTGGATATGGCTCATATCGCAGGACTTTGCGCAACGGGACATCACCAAAATCCGGTTGAATATGCCCACATCGTAACCACCACAACACACAAAACACTTCGCGGCCCGCGCGGCGGCGTCATCTTAGCCAAAGAAGAATTCGGCAAAAAGTTGAACAGCGCTGTGTTCCCAGGCATCCAAGGCGGTCCTTTAGAGCACGTTATCGCTGCTAAAGCTGTATCATTCTTTGAAGCTGCAACACCGGAGTACACTGAATATATTGGACAGGTCATCAAAAATGCCCAAGCAATGGCTGATGTCTTCAATGCATCCGACCTGCGCGTCATCAGCGGCGGAACAGACAATCACTTATTGTTATTGGATGTTACAAGCAGTGGCTTGAACGGAAAACAAGTAGAAAAATTATTGGATACCGTTGAAATCACTGTCAATAAAAATACGATTCCTTTTGAAACGCTTGGCGCCAACAAAGCCAGCGGCATCCGTATCGGCACACCTGCCATCACAACAAGAGGCCTGAAGGAAGCAGAAGCACGCAAAATCGCGGAATTGATCGTGGAAACTATCCAAAACCACACAGATGAAGCGAAATTGGATGAAGTCCGTGCGGCTGTCAAAACCATCACGAAAGCTTTCCCATTGCACAAAAAACTGGCTGCTACTGAAGCTTAA
- the upp gene encoding uracil phosphoribosyltransferase, with the protein MGEFHVMNHPLIQHKLTIIREKECGTKVFREVVSEIAMLMAYEVTRDMPLEDIEIETPLVKTTQKTLSGKKVAIIPILRAGLGMVDGFLAMLPAAKVGHIGMYRDHETLEPVEYFVKLPTDIQERQLFIVDPMLATGGSAIAAIEALEKRGASPSSMKFICLVAAPEGVEALHAAYPDVDIYAASLDERLDENSYILPGLGDAGDRLFGTK; encoded by the coding sequence ATGGGAGAATTCCATGTAATGAATCACCCGTTGATTCAACACAAATTAACAATCATCCGCGAGAAAGAGTGCGGAACAAAAGTATTCCGTGAAGTAGTAAGCGAAATCGCTATGTTGATGGCTTATGAAGTAACAAGGGACATGCCTTTGGAAGACATCGAGATCGAGACGCCATTGGTGAAAACGACTCAAAAAACATTGTCAGGCAAAAAGGTTGCCATCATTCCGATCTTGCGTGCAGGTTTAGGGATGGTCGATGGTTTCTTGGCGATGTTGCCTGCAGCGAAAGTTGGTCATATCGGCATGTACCGTGACCATGAAACGTTGGAGCCAGTCGAGTATTTCGTGAAACTGCCGACTGACATCCAAGAGCGTCAATTGTTCATCGTTGACCCGATGTTGGCGACAGGCGGATCCGCTATCGCAGCCATCGAAGCGTTGGAAAAGAGAGGCGCATCGCCATCATCGATGAAATTCATCTGTCTTGTGGCAGCTCCTGAAGGTGTGGAAGCATTGCACGCGGCTTATCCGGATGTGGACATCTACGCAGCGTCATTGGACGAAAGATTGGACGAAAACAGCTACATCCTGCCAGGATTAGGAGATGCTGGTGACCGATTGTTCGGCACAAAGTAA
- the prmC gene encoding peptide chain release factor N(5)-glutamine methyltransferase, translating into MGQSKEFSYQQALQNGALYLEQHEKSPLAAERLLLDRLGWTKTDLLMQFADPITDQEYKQYFSDIKEYVSGKPIQYIVGVEWFYGYPLKVTEATLIPRPETEELVQRALQCLEGKGPQKILDIGTGSGAIAIAMKKERPQDEVTATDLSEAALAVAKENAKQLDADIRFLQGDLLEPVQLETFDCILSNPPYIGEDEVSLMDRSVLEYEPHSALFADHDGLDLYQKMAFTLPFHLKTDGCLFMEIGFNQGEKLLKLYKKAFPDKTVTIEKDLSGLDRMLIVK; encoded by the coding sequence ATGGGTCAATCTAAGGAGTTCAGTTACCAACAAGCTTTGCAGAATGGTGCGCTTTATTTGGAACAACACGAGAAAAGTCCGTTAGCTGCTGAAAGGCTGCTTTTGGATCGTTTGGGTTGGACGAAAACGGATCTGCTGATGCAGTTTGCCGATCCTATCACGGATCAGGAATACAAGCAGTATTTCAGCGACATCAAAGAGTACGTCTCGGGCAAACCGATCCAATATATCGTAGGCGTCGAATGGTTTTACGGGTATCCTCTGAAAGTAACGGAAGCTACCTTGATTCCGCGTCCGGAAACGGAAGAGCTTGTGCAACGGGCCCTGCAGTGCCTGGAAGGAAAAGGGCCGCAGAAGATCCTGGACATCGGGACCGGCTCCGGCGCTATTGCCATCGCGATGAAAAAGGAACGCCCGCAGGATGAAGTGACGGCAACGGATCTGTCGGAAGCGGCATTGGCAGTCGCGAAAGAGAACGCCAAGCAGTTGGATGCGGACATCCGTTTCCTGCAAGGGGATCTGCTGGAGCCCGTGCAGCTGGAGACTTTCGACTGCATCCTCAGCAATCCGCCCTACATCGGCGAAGATGAAGTCAGCTTGATGGACCGCTCCGTTTTGGAGTACGAACCGCATTCGGCGCTGTTCGCTGACCACGACGGATTGGACCTTTACCAAAAGATGGCGTTCACGCTTCCGTTCCATTTGAAGACGGACGGATGCCTGTTCATGGAGATAGGCTTCAACCAAGGCGAAAAATTATTGAAACTCTACAAAAAAGCTTTCCCGGATAAAACAGTCACGATCGAGAAAGATCTGTCCGGCCTCGATCGTATGCTGATAGTCAAATAA